GCATAATTTTCAGTTACTCCAAGGTCACTATCTGCTAAACCTTTACAAAATACTGAGGCAGATGTGTTTGTTTGGCACGCGGTACCCACCTGCGGAGCGAGCTGTTTGGTCCTTACTGATGTGGAAAACAGTTTGTCAACAGTGCATCGATGAATTGctgcaaaaacactgaacaaacaaaacGAAGTCTCAAACGTCGGGACAGGCAGCTAAAGTCTCAGGGATTACTCAAGCGGCTCATGTATTATGGGAATTGTAGTTTTTGGGAGACAAGTACACAAAGAAACTGTAGGACCATTTAAGTTActgctgatgttttttgttcttgggTATTTTCTACTCTGAATTACTCACTGCGtctttatatatttcttttttttatatcctttAACATTTTGTGGAATCTTATTTAAAGTCTAATCCTACACATGACATGCACTTTTTACCTAGttaatttctgaagaaaaaaatatctgtgtgcccaaaatatttataaatgtctaacaatgtattttataagaaaaaaaacaataaataaaagaccGCTCTAGATTTAACTAAGTCTcgcagtttttgttttggccaCTGGAGGGCAGACTCGTCATTCTAATATTCTGTTCAACAATCAGCGTGAATGAAACATAATAATCTTTTGGCTCAGAAAGAGTGAGCTTTTATGGTTCCCACACTGCCAGTTAATGGTAGTACGTTTTCCTAAAACACAAATCATTTATTGCATCTTGAGGTAGATTATTTTTACAGAGCGAGAATACAAATGATTTAGagcaaatatgtgaaatttgGAGCTGTGTCTATAACAGAAATCCAATTTGGCacctaaaatagttttttttaaaaacaacaaaaaaaacgggAGTCCAAACGAGTAATATGCATCATATCATCAAGCGGCTAACTATATgtcaggattaaaaaaaataattttgtaaaccAATTTTCAAAAGTAATATTTGTAAATACTGTAATAAGTACTTAATATACAGCGTATGAAGTACATTGAAACGTTTACCTGTTACTACATTTAATATCAAGGCCTAATCGTtattaaataaagatgaaaatgcAAATACTGCAATCATAGCTCAGTTTGTATGAAACATTATAGTACTCTGTATAAAAAAGTTAAACCATAAGTGAAACAAATTAGACTGCACCGCTGTGTCTTTTCAATCTAATATTACGTTTCAAGTAGTGCAACACCCTCTCTGCTGTAACAAGATGGAAGGATAAGAGCGTACTGTTACCCACGTGTGAAATGATTTCCCTTtagattttcagctgtttgtctCTGAATAACGCTTCTAAAATGAAGGCTGGCTGGCAGTTCTTATCAAAATGGATTTGAACAAGAACCGTGCCAAAAAGTTCCAAGCATGATAAACACAAGCTGCTTAGGTTGTTCTCTGTAGAGGATATTTAGCACTTTTAATTGATACCATAGTTATGaatcttctctttcttttcaacaaaaatattgtcaCTCACCAGAAGATTTCCCTGAAAGAActccatctatccattttctaacacccttgtggGGCGCTGGTGCCTATCTTCAGAGAACGCTTCGGTCAAGAGGcgaggtacaccctggacaggtcgtcagtctgtcgcagggcaacacagagacagacaaacaaccatgcactcACAtgctcacacctagggagaatttagagagaccaataaacctgacagtcatgtttaaggactgtgggaggaagccggagagaacccaagcatgcacagggagaacttAAGAGTGCAAAGTAACATTTACTAAgcaatatttgatttaaagtgtTATTGTTTTGTACTAGCCCTCAAGATCACCTTAAattacttaagtatttttaccATATTGTCTAACAGATATATTCTATACtgaacatttgcttttttttcaatttcttcatattttttccacaaaagatGGAACAGATTTACTATCAGAAGCAAGGAGAATGTTACTGTGAAATGCTAAAGGATACTCTTTAGCATGATCCCACCACCAGCATGGTTGTCAGAATCCACATCGTTTTGAGGTCAGAACATCTCACTTTGACTCCTCAAACATATTTAAGGAGTCAAAgagctcaatatttttttttctagatggCATGGGTTTGTAAATACGAGTAGCAAAAACTGTAGTTCAGAGAGATTTCTTTTGCAACAGGGGCTTTTTGGTTCATCCACACCCCATCAATCCATGAAAATGTAAAGCTAGCTGTACTAACGGCAGCACCATCAGTTTCACTTTTGTGGCATGTCAGTCTTTTTTGGTTCTTCCTGTGATGTTCCTAAATACTGTAACCAATTTCCTTTAATCTGAGAATGATAGCTTGGGTCATTTGTCATATCTTTGCAGAGTGATGAAAAGAATTAGTATCTAGTCCTTGCATACAATTGTTTGAACTGATCATGCtgttttccaattttttgttcaaatctaCAATTCTTCTGAGAGCTTCACTGCGTTCCTTGTGCCTTCCCGTTGTTTTGAGAATTGTTCAGCTTATTGCGtcctattaaataaataattttattgttggCAAAGAGGAGCTACCAGTTACTGACAGTCCTTACCATAACGAGAAGTTAACTGGCTTTGGAGTAGTTAAGGTGAATAAATAATGTATAATCAGCTTTTTATGCCTCTGTAGTGACTGGACCAAAATCTACAATAATTTCTAATTTGATAGCTCCCACTTCTTTGTTtcaatcaaaattatttcataataacAACTCTTGACCcgaaaaaattattcaaagcccaaagaaaaattagtttagcaaatataaaaatgcatgtGTATTTTAcagatgaaactgaaataaataatttcaatcaCACAGACGTGTTAAGGTAAAATAAAGCTCTCATCCTGAAACTCATACAGAGGAAAATGATAATAGTGAGTCAGTTTCACTGCTCCCATAAGGCCAAAACAATCCAGTAACTTTCAAAACCACCAAACCTTAACGAAATATGTTACATGACATTACTGATTCTTCTTTCACTTGTTACATAAGGACACATCTTGTTCttgtaaggaaaataaaaaaaacattaattttgttttgcaacagTGGGAGGGTTTCATTTTGCTTCAATCCTTTTTCTCAGCGACAAAAGAAAAATCGTTCACATCTGTTTGGCAGGTTATATAACCCTACATGCTCACACCATTATGCAAATGAAACTCTGGGTTTTTTCTAGCTATTTTACATTATTAATGGCAGAGCATTCTGTTAGACAAAGCAGCATATCTGAATTGTCCGCTTAACAGCTTTGTGTCTGTGTCAAAgtcttcaaattattttctgctcCTGAAATCATTTtgaatcaaagaaaaaatatttctgttgctCTAGCTTAAAACTTTCTCCCCAATAAAGCCTGataatcatttaatttaaattgttctttttttaagaggttagaattttttttagagaaaagttAGTGTGGTCATGTGCATTCCTTCGAAGCACCCACACTTTTTATGATTGAAAAACTGCACATTCCTAACACAACCAATTCTGCTGACTGAGTAGATTTTTGTCAATGTTATGAAACTTGAAAAACATGTGTTAAGACAATAAAAGGACTGGAAGTTAtatatattgtcattttgttgaGTAATTATGTACCttgttcattttgatttgatcacAGGAAAACTCAGAGACAAGAGAAACATACAACCATGCCTATACATGGTTACATCTAAAAGCATTTTAGAGAAGCCCAACTGACCCAACAGTTGGACTACGAGAGGAATCctcaaaaaaacccaaacatcagCTCGGGAAAAATACTACAACACCTCACAGAAGAAGCTAAAGCAAGCCCTAACAACTACTGCCCTCATGGAACAACAGAGTGTCTTCAATCAGAGCTTTCAAATGGTTGCTGCAATACTGACCACTACAGGAGACCCATGCTCACAGCCATCAGCATCTACAGTAACTCTGAAGAAAACTGTCTAGcgttacaacaacatttcatttctgtctGGGATTGATAAAGTATCTTTCTATAGAATTGAGTTGAATGCAGAGGGTGTGACTGAACATTCTGTCTCCCAGCCCAGATCAGGTCTCACCTGAGGACAAAACAGGTATCGTGAGGGCTTTAAGAAAAGATTTAGTCAATGCCACTAATTCCCTTGGTGGTCCCATTATTTCTCTCTCAGGAAAGTTTTTGTCTGCTTGCTAACTGAATCCAAggtatttttttacattgttccTATACAGTTCATTGATGTATAAAACTGTGTGTGAACAAGACAATCAGACACAATGTTCTAACTCACTCTGAAAACAGAtgatagatatttatttatcttaaagtGTCAATCCAACAAGCTGTGTCCACTCCTTTATGTCTCAGCTGaggaacaagaaacacaaacaaaaaaaaaaacatataaagatcaaatttctggtttaaaaaaaaaaaaacatctgcttttCCATCAGTGATCAACAGTTGAGGGCTACTGCTCAGGGTATTGCTTTTATGTTGGAatctattttattcatttatttatttcacaacaaaacaaatcagaacaGAAAAAGTCAATTTTCGTGTTAGTCGAAAGAGAGAATTATTGTTTCTGGTTCAGTAACCCGTCCACCTACATCACTGCATGTATACACATGATGTTACAGTCAAGGTTACAGTTGCTGACCTTTGTGTCATGTTGTCTGAAGTGAAGCAAAACACTTTCTTCAACAATATGGGAGTTGtaattaaattatacaaaatcTATCCGTTATTATTACATCAGTTGGTGTGAcataaatatattacaaaagGTGAGGTTATATAAGTGAGACAGCAAGTATTCCCACATTCTTTTGCTTCTGTGGAGATTTTCTCACATGTCCTGCCTCTGTTGTCTGGACTGTATTAGGAGTTCAGGGAGGAGCCTGTTTTCCTTTCATAACCAGAAGGGAATAAATGCTTGCTTTGGGTCAGTGAGGGGAGATTACTCTTTGAGGTGCTGAGAACTCGACAGTGAGCAGCAATGTAAGTAGACGTTCATTTTAACTTACATTCTTGGTGAACAGAAATGCATTGAAGTTCAATTTTATAACAATGAAACAAACGCTCTACATTTGTGTGTCAGGATTTGTTTTTCAGGTCTTCTGGGTCTTCTGCTGGTTCTAAATGCTGAGGCCAGAGTTGGGTATGAAAAATTGACTTACTGACACTTTTACTCAGCATGTGGTATGAGTAGATgttactttaacattttcttgtgAATGCATACAAGAGAATATTATGTATGTTTTGACTTTACAGAGACTCCTCCCAGCTGGAGTTCTGCAATGAGACAGAGCAGTGCCTGCTGTTTGACTTGATTTGCAAGAACTCCGTATATGAGGCGAGTATCTAcaagaacaaataaatgaaaataaaaatggtttatatTTGCTTGGAGGTGCCTATTTCTTGTCTAAATCTGTTAATTCTTGAAGGGTTGTGCAGGGGCTAGCGCCTATCTCCATCAGTATTCGAGGGAGAATGTTCCTGAGAATGACATGAAATAAttgcattaataataataataataataataattttcaggTGCGGCATTATGACTCTGTGAAATGGGTTACAACTAATTACACCACCTTCTCTATGGAATTTATGATGGTACCAGCGTTTTGGAAGTTGTACAAGTACATCACCGGTGAAAATGAAGCAAGTTAGTATGTGATTTGATGCTACcattttttttcactcactttgtttttttacagctatttctgtggggaaaaaatacattttgtaactAAAATTCCACACAGTGTGACCTAtaagcacaaacacaaaggcAATACTGTTTATTATAAACTAAAGAACAGACTTTAATAGCCTGTAGAAAAAATTTGGTCTCAATTCTTCACTGTCTTTCATTCAAAACTTGACtgccaatttaaaaaacaaaaataaggtAAATGTCTTGATTAGTAATACTGAAATACTGTGGTCCTATGTTTTGCTCTTTATTAAAATGGTCTTCATCTAAATGTGGAATTTTATTTATCCAATTGCCATGTGTATCGACAGTGtgtacatattttctttttggtgcACAAATTCTGTTTGCAATATTTCTGTTCCCTTGCAGGCCAAAACATCCCTATGACCGCTCCAGTTCTGATGGGAATACCTGAAAAGAGCATTTTGAGGATGGATGTCTTCACAATGAGTTTCTTGCTGCCAGCAGAATATCAGATGGATCCACCAAAACCTACTAATGATGATGTAAACATTGTTATAAAACTTGAATCTTTTTCTCTGAGATCTGCTTTTgctttctgcaaataaaacacttttgctAATTTGCAGGTTTACATCCAAGAAACGCCTGCTATGAATGTCTATGTAATCGACTATGACTCCTACATGAACACCTTGTCTGACAGTAAGTACTCCAAGAAACTGTCGAAAGCTCTTGACTCTGCCAAAGTACAGTACAGGAAAGGATCCCACTTCGCAGCTGGATATGACAGGTGATAAAATGATAACTGGCACAAATGCTTAAAACAACCCCAGTATGTTGAAGTCATATTCTAAtatctctgtgtgttttcatgttCTTGTAGTCCAAAGCCCAAGAAAAAGAGACACTGTGAGGTGTGGTACGTTGTTGAGGGGGATCCAGTGTGTGATCCAGTTCTTCAACCATTTGCATAGTTTACTGAACACAATGCATGTGCTGTAGCTGAACTTTGCTTAAAATTGAACATAAACCCTGTTTGAACACACAGACTACAAAGCCATGATTATAAgggttttgttatgtttttgtgtgtttgctttcaattttttgttgttgaaaaataaagtagtttttgCAGCAAtcattctgtatttttatttatctatatgTGAATAATAGATCTTTGTACATTTATGTAAACTAAAGCTTTGCACATCTGCACCAGTAGATGGCACTAATGGTAACTAAATCTTGAAAGAACTGATACAAAAATTGGTCAAGTTTTGATTTCATAAAAACTTGACCAATTT
The DNA window shown above is from Xiphophorus couchianus chromosome 16, X_couchianus-1.0, whole genome shotgun sequence and carries:
- the soul5 gene encoding heme-binding protein 2, with amino-acid sequence MICFSGLLGLLLVLNAEARVGDSSQLEFCNETEQCLLFDLICKNSVYEVRHYDSVKWVTTNYTTFSMEFMMVPAFWKLYKYITGENEASQNIPMTAPVLMGIPEKSILRMDVFTMSFLLPAEYQMDPPKPTNDDVYIQETPAMNVYVIDYDSYMNTLSDSKYSKKLSKALDSAKVQYRKGSHFAAGYDSPKPKKKRHCEVWYVVEGDPVCDPVLQPFA